One genomic segment of Thalassospiraceae bacterium LMO-SO8 includes these proteins:
- a CDS encoding tyrosine-type recombinase/integrase produces the protein MKLSKARINSLEVENKDYCVWDSTLPGFGVRVRPSGTKTFILQYRNKFGRLRRYTLGRVGQLTLDQARDEAIRLRGGISLGNDPSDARAQLRQGDTMNDLADRYLEDHCEGRCKESTKNAHIWLLERYIRPKFGARKINELTAQDVATLHRKLKDTPYNANRVLGLVKAMFNKAAQWGLIEPHCNPALSVKAYRERKRQRYLTPEELKGLFRVIDEQERLKLIDPYQAGAIRLLALTGCRLSEILTLEWDAVDLANKRLLLAQHKTDAKGLKAIPLNEPAIEVLKQLAKTTKELAEARRRKGEKVVDNPYVIAGRKDGTHLVNLQKPWGRVRKAAELEDVRIHDLRHSFASAAASAGIPLQIIGGLLGHSSPQSTARYAHLAQDPVKQASDIIGKLIWT, from the coding sequence ATGAAACTCTCGAAGGCCCGCATCAACTCTCTCGAGGTCGAGAACAAGGACTACTGCGTCTGGGACAGTACCCTCCCCGGTTTCGGCGTTCGGGTACGCCCGAGCGGCACCAAGACCTTCATCCTGCAATACCGCAACAAGTTCGGCCGCCTGCGACGTTACACACTGGGGCGTGTCGGCCAACTAACCCTGGACCAGGCCCGGGACGAAGCCATTCGCCTTCGCGGCGGGATCTCTCTCGGCAACGACCCATCCGATGCCCGCGCCCAGCTGCGCCAGGGCGATACGATGAACGATCTGGCAGACAGATATCTCGAGGACCATTGTGAGGGCCGATGCAAGGAAAGCACGAAAAACGCCCACATATGGTTACTGGAGCGGTATATTAGACCTAAGTTTGGTGCTAGAAAGATAAATGAGCTGACGGCGCAGGATGTGGCCACTCTGCACCGCAAGCTCAAAGACACGCCCTATAACGCCAACAGAGTCCTGGGATTGGTCAAGGCGATGTTCAACAAGGCGGCCCAATGGGGGTTGATCGAACCCCACTGCAATCCGGCCCTGTCGGTGAAGGCTTACCGCGAGCGCAAGCGCCAGCGATATCTCACGCCGGAAGAGTTGAAAGGCCTGTTCCGCGTCATCGACGAACAGGAGCGCCTGAAACTCATCGATCCTTATCAGGCCGGTGCCATTCGCTTGCTTGCCCTGACCGGCTGCCGGCTGAGCGAGATCCTCACTCTCGAATGGGACGCCGTTGACCTCGCAAACAAGCGGCTTCTCCTCGCCCAGCACAAAACCGACGCCAAGGGGCTTAAAGCGATCCCACTTAACGAGCCTGCGATCGAGGTTCTCAAGCAACTCGCAAAGACGACCAAAGAGCTTGCAGAAGCGCGCCGGCGCAAAGGCGAGAAAGTCGTCGACAATCCATATGTCATTGCCGGCCGCAAGGACGGCACCCACCTGGTCAACCTTCAGAAACCCTGGGGCCGCGTCCGTAAAGCTGCCGAGCTAGAGGATGTGCGCATCCATGATCTGCGTCATAGCTTTGCGAGCGCAGCCGCCTCGGCCGGCATTCCTCTGCAGATTATCGGCGGGCTTCTCGGTCACTCCAGCCCGCAGTCGACGGCACGATACGCGCACTTGGCGCAGGATCCCGTGAAACAGGCCTCAGACATCATTGGTAAATTGATTTGGACGTAA
- a CDS encoding LysR substrate-binding domain-containing protein — MNTTLFVRSSRPPKLTPQGLQVLEMAKEMLQAEENTKAGLRGDRIAGTLMLGSVRSSALNLIPTSIVQMRAQYPGIKINLRVSLSTPLIADVASGRLDAAVVAEHLGFPSALRWSPFLREPLWLIAPEGTDASEPIELLKNRPYVRFRSDVPLANLIDTEISRLGIVTQDVAEIDTIASIVTCVRQGLGISVVPHVALQDPEDRNLVRFPFGRPQVTRQIGIVERTVSPRGEIIARLHAILASLCSEHGVGRE, encoded by the coding sequence ATGAACACGACGCTCTTCGTGCGCTCCTCGCGTCCGCCCAAGCTGACCCCTCAGGGATTGCAGGTCCTTGAAATGGCAAAAGAGATGCTGCAGGCCGAAGAGAACACCAAGGCCGGCCTACGGGGCGATCGGATAGCCGGCACGTTGATGCTCGGTTCGGTCCGGTCGAGCGCGCTCAACCTCATTCCAACATCCATTGTGCAGATGCGTGCGCAGTACCCGGGGATAAAGATCAACCTGCGGGTATCTCTCTCGACGCCCCTTATCGCGGACGTTGCATCCGGACGGCTTGACGCCGCCGTCGTTGCCGAACACCTGGGCTTTCCGTCGGCCCTTCGATGGAGCCCCTTCCTCCGCGAACCCCTCTGGCTGATCGCTCCGGAAGGGACCGACGCATCCGAACCGATCGAATTGCTCAAGAACCGCCCTTACGTCCGCTTCAGAAGCGACGTGCCGTTGGCAAACCTTATCGATACCGAGATTTCGCGCCTTGGAATTGTAACCCAGGACGTCGCCGAGATTGACACCATCGCCTCGATCGTGACCTGCGTCCGTCAGGGCCTGGGCATCTCGGTCGTCCCCCATGTCGCGTTACAAGACCCCGAGGACCGGAACCTCGTGCGCTTTCCCTTCGGTCGGCCACAGGTGACGCGGCAGATCGGGATTGTCGAGCGAACCGTCTCGCCCCGCGGGGAAATCATCGCCCGCCTGCATGCCATTCTAGCCAGTCTGTGCAGCGAACATGGCGTGGGCCGTGAATAG
- a CDS encoding hydroxyacid dehydrogenase: MTEASCGAGGQEMDAMNKTILVTGPELDPSAARFVTERGFRTVHTPPYADGKIIAALLKETGAVGVVSRMGRLDADVMDAAPQLRVISKHGVGVDNIDLAAAGERGIPVLVATGANAVSVAEHAIALLLATVKLILPLDASLRDGRWEKPNFLGRELSGATLALMGMGAIAQATCRIAKGLGLELIGHDPFAKDEVFQDLGVRRCATFDDLLADADVLSLHCPLNDQTRSIVNAAAIAKMPAGSYVINTARGGLIDEAALLEAVQSGHLAGAGLDTFATEPPAADHPFWAEPRIVVTPHIGGVTREAGARVGVDAVRGIIQVLEGTPVPSDRVANRSLLADASKILTTV, from the coding sequence ATGACCGAGGCTTCCTGCGGCGCAGGGGGCCAGGAGATGGACGCGATGAACAAGACGATTCTCGTGACCGGACCGGAACTCGATCCCAGTGCGGCGCGGTTCGTGACCGAACGGGGTTTTCGGACGGTGCATACCCCACCTTACGCCGACGGCAAGATCATTGCGGCGCTTCTCAAGGAGACCGGCGCCGTCGGGGTCGTCTCGCGCATGGGGCGGCTTGATGCCGACGTCATGGACGCAGCTCCGCAATTACGCGTGATCTCCAAACACGGGGTCGGCGTGGACAACATCGATCTGGCCGCGGCGGGTGAACGCGGCATTCCGGTCCTGGTCGCGACGGGCGCAAACGCCGTTTCTGTCGCCGAGCATGCGATCGCGCTGCTTCTGGCGACGGTCAAACTGATCCTTCCTCTGGACGCCAGCCTGCGTGACGGGCGCTGGGAGAAACCCAACTTCCTCGGACGGGAACTGTCGGGAGCGACGCTGGCACTCATGGGCATGGGGGCGATCGCGCAGGCGACGTGCCGCATCGCCAAGGGGCTTGGCCTGGAACTTATCGGTCACGACCCTTTCGCCAAAGACGAGGTTTTCCAAGACCTGGGCGTTCGCCGGTGCGCGACGTTCGATGACCTGCTCGCCGATGCCGACGTTCTGAGCCTGCATTGTCCCTTGAACGATCAGACCCGATCGATCGTGAACGCCGCCGCCATCGCGAAGATGCCCGCAGGCAGCTACGTCATCAATACCGCGCGGGGAGGCTTGATCGACGAGGCGGCCCTTTTGGAAGCGGTGCAGTCCGGCCATTTGGCCGGCGCGGGCCTGGACACGTTCGCGACCGAACCCCCGGCGGCCGATCATCCGTTCTGGGCAGAGCCGCGCATCGTTGTCACGCCCCACATCGGCGGCGTGACGCGCGAAGCGGGCGCGCGGGTCGGTGTCGATGCCGTGCGCGGGATTATCCAGGTTCTCGAAGGAACGCCCGTTCCGTCTGACAGGGTCGCCAACCGTTCGCTGTTGGCCGACGCCTCCAAAATTCTTACCACAGTATAG
- a CDS encoding RraA family protein translates to MSIGFRICTRHQTASKELVEAFAKLPVANVSDSMWRLYAGGSRLRPMHASGGMAGVALTVRSRPGDNLMLHKAIDMAGPGDVIVVDAGGDLTNALIGEMMLAHAIKRGVAGFVIDGAIRDADAIRETNLPMFAAGVTHRGPYKDGPGEINVPISLDGMPVEPGDIVLGDGDGVLAVPQAHAEEILNKAQAKLDAETKQMKAIAEGTNDRSWVDAALKERGCEFP, encoded by the coding sequence ATGTCCATCGGTTTCAGAATTTGTACCCGTCACCAAACGGCCTCCAAGGAACTGGTCGAAGCTTTTGCCAAGCTGCCCGTGGCCAATGTTTCCGATTCCATGTGGCGTCTTTACGCGGGCGGTTCACGCCTTCGGCCGATGCACGCGTCGGGTGGCATGGCCGGGGTCGCGCTGACGGTCCGGTCGCGCCCGGGTGATAACCTGATGTTGCATAAGGCCATCGATATGGCGGGCCCCGGCGACGTGATCGTCGTCGATGCAGGCGGTGACCTGACCAACGCGCTGATCGGCGAGATGATGTTGGCCCATGCGATAAAGCGTGGGGTCGCCGGTTTCGTGATCGACGGCGCGATCCGTGACGCCGATGCCATCCGCGAGACCAATCTTCCGATGTTTGCCGCTGGTGTCACGCACCGCGGTCCTTATAAGGACGGTCCGGGTGAAATCAACGTTCCGATCAGCCTGGATGGAATGCCGGTCGAACCGGGAGACATCGTGCTCGGTGACGGCGACGGCGTGCTGGCCGTGCCGCAGGCCCATGCCGAAGAGATACTCAACAAGGCCCAGGCGAAGCTGGATGCTGAAACCAAGCAGATGAAAGCCATCGCCGAAGGCACCAATGACCGCAGCTGGGTAGACGCCGCCTTAAAAGAGCGCGGCTGCGAATTTCCGTAA
- a CDS encoding tripartite tricarboxylate transporter substrate binding protein produces MFKVIAKATFAGAMLMAAGTGAALAEYPEKPIEVIVGYSAGGGTDVMARTTMPFIEKYLGKGASIVVKNMPGASGQIGVTKAATSEPDGYTLGTFNLPGMMARTIDRKAGYSVDSFTYLANVVNDPNVIVTSKGTGIDTLEKLISKAKAEPGAVTVGMSSLGGDDHFTLIKLQKQTNTEFTIVPFKGSAPARTAVMGGHVIMGILNVSEVAKFKDELNILGVAQAERSEFAPDVPTFKEQGLNLINGSMRGIIAPKGLPKDVEAKLINAFKQAAKDPEFLKAMKATANPVEVVTGDDFKALTKELYDLAKGVWETTPWK; encoded by the coding sequence ATGTTCAAAGTAATCGCAAAAGCGACGTTCGCCGGTGCCATGCTGATGGCCGCCGGCACGGGCGCCGCCCTGGCCGAATACCCCGAAAAGCCGATTGAGGTGATCGTCGGTTATTCCGCGGGCGGCGGCACGGATGTCATGGCCCGCACGACCATGCCTTTCATCGAAAAGTATCTTGGCAAGGGTGCCAGCATCGTGGTCAAGAACATGCCCGGCGCCAGCGGCCAGATCGGCGTCACCAAGGCAGCCACTTCGGAACCCGACGGCTATACCCTCGGCACGTTCAACCTGCCGGGAATGATGGCCCGGACGATCGACCGCAAGGCCGGCTACAGCGTTGACAGCTTCACCTATCTGGCCAACGTGGTGAACGACCCCAACGTGATCGTTACCTCGAAGGGCACGGGTATCGATACGCTGGAAAAACTGATCAGCAAGGCTAAGGCGGAGCCCGGTGCGGTCACCGTCGGGATGTCGAGCCTGGGCGGCGACGATCACTTCACCTTGATCAAGCTGCAGAAACAGACGAACACGGAATTCACCATCGTGCCGTTCAAGGGCTCGGCCCCCGCGCGCACCGCCGTGATGGGCGGGCACGTCATCATGGGCATCCTCAACGTTTCGGAAGTCGCCAAGTTCAAGGATGAACTGAATATCCTGGGCGTCGCCCAGGCCGAACGTTCGGAGTTCGCCCCCGACGTGCCGACCTTCAAGGAACAGGGGCTGAACCTGATTAACGGTTCCATGCGCGGCATCATCGCGCCGAAGGGCCTGCCCAAGGACGTCGAAGCGAAGCTGATCAACGCCTTTAAGCAAGCCGCGAAAGATCCCGAATTCCTCAAAGCCATGAAGGCCACGGCCAACCCGGTCGAGGTCGTCACCGGCGATGACTTCAAGGCATTGACCAAGGAGCTTTATGACTTGGCCAAGGGGGTTTGGGAAACCACTCCCTGGAAGTGA
- a CDS encoding tripartite tricarboxylate transporter TctB family protein: MSNPRRPRLFRPETLTALGIIAVAVAFMAPTAALKPISAFLPATMLIGMAVLSLFLLLVDQRAAGAGEDAPPMTASPKRVLGAFLMIVCYALSTDYVGFYISTAVVIPLVAYVFGYRSLPGLALATCIVLGAIYLIFDVAMAQTFPVGRLWKS; this comes from the coding sequence ATGTCCAATCCCCGCAGGCCTCGGCTGTTTCGGCCTGAGACGCTGACGGCCCTCGGCATTATCGCCGTTGCTGTGGCCTTCATGGCCCCGACCGCAGCATTAAAGCCGATTTCGGCCTTTCTTCCGGCGACCATGCTGATCGGGATGGCCGTGTTGTCTCTGTTCCTGCTGCTCGTCGATCAACGCGCGGCGGGCGCGGGCGAGGATGCCCCGCCGATGACGGCGTCCCCAAAACGCGTGCTGGGCGCGTTCCTGATGATCGTGTGCTACGCGCTGTCGACCGACTACGTCGGCTTTTATATCAGCACCGCCGTGGTTATTCCGCTTGTTGCCTATGTATTCGGTTATCGCAGCTTGCCCGGCCTCGCGCTGGCGACATGCATCGTGCTTGGCGCGATCTATCTGATTTTCGATGTCGCGATGGCTCAGACCTTCCCCGTCGGCCGTCTTTGGAAGAGTTGA